From a single Shewanella donghaensis genomic region:
- the radA gene encoding DNA repair protein RadA produces MAKIKTAYVCSECGQDFPRWQGQCNACQEWNTISEVRIAAVKPSATSVGGYAGSVGGGSKKLGEVEEVEAQKMLTGIGELDRVLCGGLTTGSVNIISGDPGAGKTTLLSDLIARMSQVMPSLYCTAEESLSQFKNRVNRLNLTYNEDNLYLMAETSVEAIIAELETKKIKFAVIDSIQAVVSENANGSPGSPSQVKSSAQALTQYCKQNNVTMFLVAHVNKNNETAGPQTLIHIVDCLTHIECNDGQIRTLRANKNRFGDVDTVGIFKMTERGMISVDNPSEIFLSGSTTESPGAAITCIRKGNRNLLLEIQCLTTETEGEFPQRVCVGLNMNRIKMLTGILRKHTSTKIYHDTYFNLVGGLKIDESETCIDLALVTALLSSLNDFVVSRTTCIMGELSLNGDVRPIDSGVPRVKEAVQHGFTEIYIPHRNYHKSMEGLGAKIHPIKTIHELLELIN; encoded by the coding sequence ATGGCAAAAATTAAAACAGCGTATGTTTGTAGTGAGTGTGGACAAGATTTTCCTCGTTGGCAGGGACAGTGTAATGCGTGCCAAGAGTGGAATACTATTTCTGAAGTGCGTATTGCTGCGGTTAAACCATCAGCAACATCAGTTGGAGGCTATGCCGGCTCTGTTGGCGGAGGTTCAAAAAAGCTTGGTGAAGTTGAAGAGGTTGAAGCTCAAAAGATGCTCACCGGTATTGGTGAACTTGATCGCGTGTTATGTGGCGGCTTGACCACAGGATCGGTGAATATCATTTCAGGTGATCCCGGTGCTGGTAAAACCACGTTATTGTCAGATCTGATTGCCCGTATGTCACAAGTCATGCCTTCATTATATTGTACTGCTGAAGAATCATTGTCTCAGTTCAAAAACCGGGTAAATCGGTTGAATTTAACTTACAACGAAGACAATTTATATTTAATGGCAGAAACCAGCGTCGAAGCCATTATTGCTGAGCTTGAAACCAAGAAAATCAAGTTTGCGGTAATAGATTCGATTCAAGCCGTAGTATCTGAAAATGCTAATGGCAGCCCAGGTTCGCCATCACAAGTTAAAAGCAGCGCTCAGGCATTGACCCAGTATTGTAAGCAAAATAACGTCACCATGTTCTTAGTTGCACATGTTAATAAGAATAATGAGACCGCAGGTCCACAAACTCTGATTCATATTGTTGACTGTTTGACCCATATAGAATGTAACGATGGTCAAATTAGAACGCTTAGAGCCAATAAAAACCGTTTCGGCGATGTCGATACCGTCGGTATATTTAAAATGACTGAGCGGGGAATGATAAGCGTTGATAACCCAAGTGAAATATTCCTTTCAGGCTCTACTACTGAGTCTCCAGGCGCTGCGATTACCTGTATCCGCAAAGGTAATCGAAACTTATTGCTCGAAATTCAATGCTTAACCACAGAAACAGAAGGGGAGTTTCCTCAGCGTGTATGTGTTGGTTTGAATATGAATCGAATCAAGATGCTAACGGGGATTTTGCGTAAACATACCAGCACAAAAATATATCACGACACTTACTTTAACTTAGTCGGCGGGTTAAAGATCGATGAGTCAGAAACCTGCATAGATTTGGCTTTAGTCACTGCATTATTAAGTAGCCTCAATGACTTTGTGGTATCTAGAACGACTTGTATTATGGGGGAGTTAAGTTTAAATGGTGATGTCAGGCCAATAGATAGCGGCGTCCCAAGAGTGAAAGAAGCTGTTCAGCATGGGTTTACCGAAATTTATATCCCACATCGCAATTATCATAAGTCTATGGAAGGTTTAGGGGCTAAAATTCACCCCATAAAGACCATTCACGAGTTACTAGAACTTATTAACTAG
- a CDS encoding PilZ domain-containing protein encodes MSLEDHSQLIEQLKPLLMEPDFKDLFENLTIDESNSTRFLLKMELNRISAMCSRIIDLRDKSELECEEVKVSKQLHFLDPPAKQSLLESLQLFRNKYTVGVYEHVLNEHKQRKDQLRLNKSTQSTDIAELITHGVVLGSYFNRSEERMNYSIRIEASQRDGAQINGVSLDLSVGGARVRLPSKVRFDQDKPLRIKLLELNEEFFFEDLQNGVDYQIVDIQNKDDNAILRLRRIGDSKELDKVLTQLIRSYKFRYKVDVNDVIVNATGLGFERHYLPLLTHLPLYISLNEGKPCISHLLLSRGNQPSLQYFQDEKEICQLSGMLTNNRLVNLIKHPQETDHSLFFCFTYQAKGTTQFFSASLFELKQNDAMRLFFGFGAAKNSWRIFKVNQQTIDHKLNYKTSTLPGDESHYSPLTEQQLARFSYVLQLIDLTNEEAQLGYKAWFNEEENLNDLKVFNQTKLKKNSIKRLSMPFSERRREARYAFKTIVEIEQNGKKSTGVTHDISSRGLQFTLDDETVFSSPAEVLLSFPKLQAIAGKTNLSQLPYQLIRSRNKDKTLHLSALVGHDPHMGVEFINKLINHNRDKLEQLSDHEGELKELADGMKNLLLRQLVSVPFFIEKTTKSAKLACLGIGVKNDEISHLFAAGSTKPLNYNLTPLFNESQFKQLIIDPVRTMKAIDGTQYFEIFLQVSRQGRGAINIQSCLVSDFSSRAAQIKFVRHAQAVGRFMALRVYYGATEKPDMSYIRREMEYITIHSSHRAKQLDDQLWRVIGAGELLDITSEVEVRFPELH; translated from the coding sequence ATGAGTTTAGAAGATCATAGCCAGCTTATAGAGCAATTAAAACCACTTTTAATGGAACCTGATTTCAAAGATCTCTTTGAAAATTTGACCATTGATGAATCCAACTCGACTCGATTCCTATTAAAAATGGAATTGAACCGCATTTCAGCAATGTGTAGTCGTATTATTGATTTACGTGATAAAAGTGAGCTTGAATGCGAAGAGGTTAAGGTCTCAAAACAATTACACTTTCTCGATCCCCCAGCTAAACAATCTTTACTTGAATCTCTGCAATTGTTCAGAAACAAATACACAGTCGGTGTATACGAACATGTTCTGAATGAACACAAACAACGTAAAGACCAACTGCGTTTAAATAAGTCTACACAATCAACTGATATAGCCGAACTTATCACTCATGGAGTGGTATTAGGCAGTTATTTTAACCGCAGTGAAGAGCGAATGAATTACAGCATTCGTATCGAAGCATCTCAGCGTGATGGCGCTCAAATCAATGGTGTTAGTTTAGACTTATCTGTTGGTGGTGCTAGAGTTCGTTTGCCGTCAAAAGTTCGATTTGATCAAGATAAGCCACTGCGAATAAAATTATTAGAACTTAATGAAGAGTTCTTTTTTGAAGATCTTCAAAACGGCGTAGATTATCAAATAGTCGATATCCAAAACAAAGATGATAACGCCATTTTACGATTACGGCGTATCGGGGATAGTAAAGAATTAGATAAGGTATTAACTCAACTTATACGTAGCTATAAATTTCGTTATAAAGTGGATGTAAACGATGTAATTGTTAATGCCACAGGATTGGGTTTTGAGCGTCATTACTTACCTTTATTAACTCATTTGCCTCTTTATATTAGTTTGAATGAAGGCAAGCCATGTATATCTCACTTATTACTGAGCCGTGGAAATCAACCTTCATTACAATATTTTCAAGACGAAAAAGAAATATGTCAGCTTAGCGGAATGCTGACTAATAATCGCTTAGTCAACTTGATTAAACACCCTCAAGAAACTGATCATAGCTTGTTCTTTTGTTTTACTTATCAGGCCAAAGGAACAACCCAATTTTTCTCAGCATCACTTTTTGAATTAAAACAAAATGATGCGATGCGATTATTCTTTGGTTTTGGCGCTGCGAAAAACAGCTGGCGTATTTTTAAGGTCAACCAGCAAACTATTGACCATAAGTTGAACTACAAAACATCCACTTTACCAGGCGATGAGTCCCACTACTCGCCATTAACAGAGCAACAACTAGCAAGATTTAGCTATGTATTACAGTTAATTGATTTGACCAATGAAGAGGCACAATTAGGTTATAAAGCCTGGTTTAATGAAGAAGAAAACCTCAATGACTTAAAAGTTTTTAATCAAACTAAACTGAAAAAAAATTCAATTAAACGTTTATCTATGCCCTTTAGTGAAAGGCGACGAGAAGCGCGATACGCATTTAAAACCATTGTTGAAATTGAACAAAATGGCAAAAAAAGTACTGGTGTGACACATGATATTTCATCAAGAGGATTACAATTCACCCTCGATGACGAAACAGTGTTTTCTAGTCCTGCCGAAGTCCTGTTAAGCTTCCCTAAGCTTCAAGCAATCGCAGGAAAAACAAACTTATCACAGCTACCGTATCAGTTGATCCGTTCACGGAATAAAGACAAAACCTTACATCTATCAGCTCTGGTCGGTCACGACCCGCACATGGGAGTTGAGTTTATTAATAAGCTCATTAACCATAATAGAGATAAGTTAGAACAGTTATCTGACCATGAGGGTGAACTGAAAGAGTTAGCTGATGGAATGAAAAACCTGTTATTACGCCAGCTGGTCAGCGTGCCATTTTTCATTGAAAAAACAACTAAATCAGCTAAGTTAGCCTGTTTAGGCATTGGCGTAAAAAACGATGAAATAAGCCACTTGTTTGCGGCTGGTTCCACCAAGCCACTAAATTACAATCTGACGCCATTATTTAACGAGAGCCAATTCAAGCAGCTTATCATTGACCCTGTACGGACGATGAAAGCCATTGATGGTACGCAATATTTTGAAATTTTTCTGCAAGTCTCTCGTCAAGGTCGAGGCGCTATTAACATTCAATCCTGCTTAGTTAGTGATTTCAGTAGCCGCGCTGCACAAATTAAATTTGTTCGCCACGCACAAGCAGTTGGACGCTTCATGGCGTTACGTGTTTATTATGGTGCCACCGAGAAGCCTGATATGAGTTATATCCGCCGAGAAATGGAATATATCACTATTCACTCAAGCCACAGAGCCAAACAGTTAGATGATCAACTTTGGCGAGTTATAGGCGCGGGAGAGTTATTAGATATTACTTCAGAAGTTGAAGTGAGATTTCCTGAACTACATTAA
- a CDS encoding alpha/beta fold hydrolase has translation MQYSHFLPYRDGQLHIRHIKAKPESANNTAILMLHGAMSNGRVFYSSSGKGLGCYLAEQGFDVYVLDTAGRGLSEPKISSAYSLGQTEVILEQIPLAHEFVLSHSKASKVHWCAHSWGGVLMASTYVRIEKLRAQVASFVTFGTKRTIKVKSFRKTMMVDLFWNRVAPLLTRVDGYLAAEKYRMGMDNESRKSLLETIDWVRGDWIDLHDNFDYAQAVKNITWPPSWFIAAKNDWVLGNPSDVKDMMGECLMHDAEFTLLAKHNGFKRDYTHAGMLTDSVAIDDHFPLVKQWYNSFSNSSEVSVNK, from the coding sequence ATGCAGTATTCGCACTTTCTTCCTTATCGAGATGGCCAACTTCACATCCGCCATATCAAAGCTAAACCTGAATCAGCGAACAATACTGCCATTTTGATGTTGCATGGTGCCATGTCAAATGGCCGCGTATTTTACAGCTCTTCAGGCAAAGGGTTGGGCTGTTATCTTGCGGAGCAAGGTTTCGATGTTTATGTACTTGATACCGCAGGAAGAGGCTTAAGCGAACCTAAAATTAGCTCTGCATATTCATTGGGCCAAACCGAAGTTATTCTTGAGCAAATCCCTTTAGCACATGAGTTTGTCCTTAGTCACTCTAAGGCATCTAAGGTGCACTGGTGCGCCCATTCTTGGGGCGGAGTACTCATGGCTAGCACGTATGTCCGTATTGAAAAACTACGCGCTCAAGTGGCTTCTTTTGTGACTTTCGGTACTAAAAGAACGATCAAGGTTAAATCTTTTCGTAAAACCATGATGGTGGATTTATTTTGGAATCGTGTCGCGCCTTTATTAACGCGAGTCGATGGCTATTTAGCTGCTGAAAAATATCGCATGGGTATGGATAATGAAAGCAGAAAGTCATTATTGGAAACTATTGACTGGGTTCGGGGCGATTGGATTGATTTACACGATAATTTTGATTATGCCCAGGCTGTGAAAAATATTACTTGGCCACCGAGTTGGTTTATAGCGGCTAAAAATGATTGGGTGTTAGGGAATCCATCAGATGTGAAAGATATGATGGGTGAGTGCTTGATGCATGATGCTGAATTTACGTTATTGGCAAAACATAATGGCTTTAAACGTGATTATACCCATGCAGGAATGTTAACGGATAGCGTTGCTATTGATGACCATTTTCCATTAGTGAAACAGTGGTACAACAGCTTTAGCAATTCAAGTGAGGTTAGTGTAAATAAATAG
- the serB gene encoding phosphoserine phosphatase SerB, whose product MESQNIIQPLTWLFSTLDASLIHKNINLTRHFEDEYSNNIQVKHPHRCRVVFEQTEFELINAWFENIAQDCSLATLMRHNELKGFEIASSAPLDEIINQFPQGIKADILDITQPLASLFKPGLLVMDMDSTAIQIECIDELAAMAGVGEAVSEVTERAMQGELDFEESLRLRVSKLAGASETIITTLCEQLPLMPGLKALVAELKPNDWKLVLASGGFTPFVGYLKDLLGLDAAYANELVIKDGKLTGEVIGEVVDAQYKADVIDKSSASWQIPAGQRVAIGDGANDIPMVKAADFGIAFHAKPKLLAAADASISNLDLRCLVFYLQA is encoded by the coding sequence ATGGAAAGTCAAAATATTATTCAGCCATTAACGTGGTTATTCTCAACACTTGATGCGTCTTTAATTCATAAAAATATTAATTTAACTCGTCACTTTGAAGACGAGTATTCAAATAATATCCAAGTCAAACACCCTCATCGTTGCCGAGTCGTATTTGAGCAAACTGAATTTGAACTGATTAATGCTTGGTTCGAAAATATTGCCCAAGATTGTTCGCTTGCCACTCTGATGCGACATAACGAATTGAAAGGGTTTGAAATTGCCTCAAGCGCGCCATTAGATGAGATTATTAACCAATTCCCACAAGGTATTAAAGCAGATATATTAGATATTACTCAACCACTGGCTAGCTTGTTTAAACCCGGTTTACTTGTCATGGATATGGATTCAACCGCTATTCAAATTGAGTGTATTGATGAGCTTGCTGCAATGGCAGGAGTCGGAGAGGCGGTATCTGAAGTCACTGAGCGAGCAATGCAAGGGGAGCTCGATTTTGAAGAGAGTTTGCGTTTAAGAGTCAGTAAGCTTGCAGGGGCAAGTGAAACGATTATTACTACGTTATGTGAGCAATTACCTCTAATGCCAGGTCTTAAAGCTTTAGTGGCTGAATTAAAGCCTAATGACTGGAAGCTTGTGCTCGCATCTGGGGGCTTTACCCCATTTGTAGGGTATTTGAAGGATTTACTTGGATTGGATGCTGCTTATGCCAACGAGCTTGTGATCAAAGACGGTAAGCTCACTGGTGAAGTGATTGGTGAGGTTGTTGATGCACAATATAAAGCCGATGTGATTGATAAAAGCAGTGCTAGTTGGCAAATACCAGCAGGTCAGAGAGTGGCTATTGGGGATGGGGCGAATGATATCCCAATGGTTAAGGCTGCAGATTTTGGCATCGCTTTTCATGCGAAACCTAAGTTATTAGCCGCAGCAGATGCCAGTATCAGTAATCTTGATTTACGTTGCTTGGTGTTTTATCTTCAAGCATAA
- a CDS encoding AhpA/YtjB family protein, which yields MIFVKGLKKSQKISRLIQIFIAVILIFGVVHLWKSSLNNGQKLLNSQTQIMARLLAKQAANGAAPAMHLQNDEQLQWLANALINDPKVMSVNMYNSQGVRLAFAQSVSDDEFDADDEELLALLSPYKPLVENVLQGDNNLGYIEVRLNLHIFFDELKSLYQENMKQQQTMLIIAGLIGLLLSRALSFKRADFDRRKTRAKQGRKNSILAQKNLAEEQHNYIDDYDTEDLESDELDIENLDSENLDLDEDSVDDLEANEVDKRDAKDKQNKTIKAKKAKPVKKNE from the coding sequence GTGATTTTTGTTAAAGGTCTCAAGAAAAGCCAAAAAATCAGCAGATTAATTCAAATATTCATTGCCGTGATACTCATATTTGGCGTAGTTCACTTATGGAAGTCTAGTCTCAATAATGGTCAGAAACTACTTAATTCTCAAACACAGATCATGGCACGATTATTAGCAAAACAAGCCGCCAATGGTGCTGCACCAGCAATGCATTTGCAAAATGATGAGCAACTTCAATGGTTAGCAAATGCCCTGATTAACGACCCTAAGGTCATGTCAGTAAATATGTATAACTCACAAGGTGTACGATTAGCGTTTGCACAAAGTGTATCTGATGATGAGTTTGATGCAGATGATGAAGAGCTGCTCGCGCTGCTATCGCCATATAAGCCCTTAGTTGAAAATGTACTTCAAGGTGACAATAACCTGGGTTATATAGAAGTGCGCTTAAATTTACATATTTTCTTTGATGAATTAAAAAGCCTTTATCAAGAAAATATGAAACAACAACAAACCATGCTGATTATTGCTGGCCTCATTGGTTTGTTGCTTTCACGAGCTTTATCTTTTAAACGTGCTGACTTTGACCGCCGTAAAACCCGCGCGAAACAAGGCCGAAAAAATAGTATTCTAGCTCAAAAGAACCTAGCAGAAGAACAGCATAACTACATTGATGATTATGACACTGAGGATCTTGAAAGTGATGAATTAGACATCGAGAACTTGGACTCCGAGAACTTGGACCTCGATGAAGATTCAGTAGATGATTTAGAAGCCAACGAAGTTGATAAACGAGACGCTAAAGATAAACAAAATAAAACGATTAAAGCAAAGAAAGCTAAACCCGTTAAAAAGAACGAATAA
- the deoD gene encoding purine-nucleoside phosphorylase, producing the protein MATPHINAADGAFAETVLFPGDPLRAKYIAETFLENVEQVTDVRNMFGFTGTYKGTRISVMGSGMGIPSCSIYAHELISDYGVKNLIRVGSCGAISTDVKVRDVIIGMGACTDSQANRLRFKGQDFAAIADYGLMNAVIESAKAHGTEVRVGNVFSADLFYTPDPSMFDTMEKMGVLGVEMEAAGLYGVAHELGAKALCVVTVSDHIRTGEKTTSDERQNTFNDMIIMTLDAAITL; encoded by the coding sequence ATGGCTACACCACATATTAATGCTGCTGACGGTGCATTTGCTGAAACAGTTTTATTTCCAGGCGATCCATTACGTGCAAAGTACATTGCTGAAACATTTTTAGAAAATGTAGAGCAAGTAACAGATGTACGTAACATGTTCGGTTTCACTGGAACTTATAAAGGCACTCGTATTTCAGTTATGGGTTCTGGCATGGGTATTCCATCATGTTCAATTTATGCTCACGAATTAATTTCTGATTACGGTGTTAAAAACCTAATCCGTGTTGGTTCTTGTGGCGCAATCAGTACTGATGTAAAAGTACGTGATGTGATTATCGGAATGGGCGCTTGTACTGACTCGCAAGCAAACCGTTTACGCTTTAAAGGTCAAGATTTTGCCGCTATCGCAGATTATGGCTTAATGAATGCAGTAATCGAATCAGCTAAAGCTCACGGCACTGAAGTACGTGTTGGTAACGTTTTCTCTGCTGATTTGTTCTATACGCCTGATCCATCAATGTTTGATACGATGGAAAAAATGGGTGTTCTTGGTGTCGAAATGGAAGCTGCTGGCCTGTACGGCGTAGCTCACGAACTTGGCGCTAAAGCGTTATGTGTTGTGACTGTTTCAGACCATATCAGAACTGGCGAAAAAACCACTTCTGATGAACGTCAAAATACCTTTAATGACATGATCATTATGACGCTTGATGCTGCTATCACTCTTTAA
- a CDS encoding phosphopentomutase, whose amino-acid sequence MKRTFILMLDSFGVGAATDADKFGDVGSDTFGHIAQACAEGLADIGRKGILKLPNLAKLGLGHAGFESTGKFAEGFADNVDVIGSYGYADELSTGKDTPSGHWEMAGVPVLYEWGYFSDLKNSFPKELTDKILKRAGLTDFLGNCHASGTAILEELGEEHMRSGMPIFYTSADSVFQIACHEESFGLENLYRLCEITREELEPYNIGRVIARPFVGKGPEDFARTGNRHDYAVLPPAPTVLDKLKEAGGEVVSIGKIADIYAHSGITQKFKATGLEELFDATLEQIKRAEDNTIVFTNFVDFDSHYGHRRDIAGYAKALEYFDQRLPELLAILNPDDLLLLTADHGCDPSWVGTEHTRERVPVLALGAGLDAGSLGLRNSFADIGQSIATYFQLEPMDYGESFIR is encoded by the coding sequence ATGAAACGTACATTTATTTTAATGCTAGATTCTTTTGGTGTTGGTGCTGCTACTGATGCTGACAAATTTGGTGACGTAGGCTCTGACACTTTTGGACATATTGCGCAAGCATGTGCTGAAGGGCTAGCTGATATTGGGCGTAAAGGGATTTTGAAGCTACCTAACTTAGCCAAATTGGGCTTAGGGCATGCTGGGTTTGAAAGCACCGGTAAATTTGCTGAAGGGTTCGCAGATAATGTCGATGTCATTGGTTCATATGGTTATGCTGATGAGTTAAGTACGGGTAAAGATACCCCCAGTGGTCATTGGGAAATGGCAGGTGTACCTGTTTTATATGAATGGGGCTACTTTTCAGATTTAAAGAACTCATTTCCAAAAGAGTTAACAGATAAAATTTTGAAACGTGCAGGTTTAACTGATTTCTTAGGTAACTGTCACGCTTCTGGAACCGCGATTTTAGAAGAGCTTGGTGAAGAACATATGCGTTCTGGCATGCCTATTTTCTATACTTCGGCAGATTCAGTGTTTCAAATTGCCTGTCATGAAGAATCATTTGGTTTAGAAAACCTTTACCGTTTATGTGAAATTACCCGTGAAGAGCTAGAGCCTTACAATATTGGCCGTGTTATTGCGCGTCCTTTTGTTGGTAAAGGACCTGAGGACTTTGCCCGTACTGGTAATCGTCATGATTATGCGGTTCTACCGCCAGCACCAACCGTGCTAGATAAGCTTAAAGAAGCCGGTGGTGAAGTGGTCAGTATTGGTAAAATAGCCGATATTTATGCCCATAGTGGTATTACCCAAAAATTCAAAGCCACAGGGCTTGAAGAGCTATTTGATGCAACGCTTGAACAAATTAAACGTGCTGAAGATAACACCATTGTATTTACAAATTTTGTTGATTTTGACTCCCATTATGGACATCGACGCGATATTGCGGGTTATGCCAAAGCATTAGAGTATTTCGATCAACGTTTACCGGAATTATTAGCGATACTTAATCCTGATGATTTGTTATTACTGACAGCCGATCATGGCTGTGATCCAAGCTGGGTTGGCACTGAGCATACACGTGAACGTGTTCCTGTACTGGCTTTAGGTGCGGGTTTAGATGCGGGTTCTTTAGGTCTGCGAAATAGTTTTGCTGATATTGGGCAATCTATTGCAACTTATTTCCAACTTGAACCTATGGACTACGGCGAATCATTTATTCGTTAA
- the deoA gene encoding thymidine phosphorylase encodes MFLAQEIIRKKRNGDALTSAEIQFFVDGITNNTVSEGQIAAFGMAVYFQDMNMDERIALTTGMRDSGTVLNWDSLSLDGPIIDKHSTGGVGDVISLMLGPMAAACGGYVPMISGRGLGHTGGTLDKFDAIPGYQTEPSSELFRKVVKEAGVAIIGQTGDLVPADKRFYSIRDNTATVESISLITASILSKKLAAGLDALAMDVKVGSGAFMPTYEASEELARSITAVANGAGTKTTALLTDMNQVLASCAGNAVEVREAINFLTGTYRNPRLYEVTMGLCAEMLVLGGIAQNDAEARTKLNTVLNNGKAAEIFGRMVSGLGGPTDFVESYDKYLPHAQIIRPVYALQQGYAHSMDTRELGLAVVTLGGGRRKPGDALDYSVGLTEMCALGDFVSNDKPIAMVHAQSEAAFEEASAAVQQAIHIADSAPEKTPEIYRYIRASDL; translated from the coding sequence ATGTTTCTCGCTCAAGAAATTATTCGTAAAAAACGTAATGGTGATGCATTAACTTCAGCTGAAATTCAATTTTTTGTTGATGGGATCACTAACAATACTGTATCAGAAGGGCAGATCGCTGCTTTTGGTATGGCGGTTTATTTTCAAGATATGAACATGGATGAACGTATAGCCTTAACTACAGGTATGCGTGATTCTGGTACTGTACTCAATTGGGACTCACTATCTCTTGATGGCCCAATCATCGATAAACACAGCACTGGTGGTGTTGGTGATGTCATTAGCCTTATGCTTGGCCCTATGGCTGCAGCTTGTGGTGGTTATGTTCCGATGATTTCAGGTCGTGGACTTGGTCATACCGGTGGCACATTAGATAAGTTCGATGCCATTCCTGGTTATCAAACTGAGCCATCAAGCGAACTGTTTCGTAAAGTCGTTAAAGAAGCGGGTGTGGCCATCATTGGCCAAACTGGCGATTTAGTTCCTGCCGATAAGCGTTTCTATTCTATTCGCGATAATACCGCCACCGTTGAATCTATCTCTCTAATCACAGCTTCTATTCTTTCTAAAAAGCTTGCTGCAGGTCTCGATGCATTAGCAATGGATGTCAAAGTCGGTAGTGGCGCATTTATGCCAACTTATGAAGCATCAGAAGAACTTGCTCGTAGTATTACTGCTGTGGCAAACGGTGCAGGCACCAAAACAACGGCTTTATTAACCGACATGAACCAAGTGCTAGCTTCGTGCGCAGGTAATGCGGTTGAAGTTCGTGAAGCGATCAACTTCCTTACTGGGACTTATCGTAATCCAAGGCTTTACGAAGTCACAATGGGTTTATGTGCTGAAATGCTTGTTTTAGGTGGCATTGCCCAAAATGATGCTGAAGCGCGTACAAAACTCAATACGGTATTAAATAACGGTAAAGCGGCTGAGATATTTGGTCGTATGGTATCAGGGCTTGGCGGACCAACTGATTTTGTTGAGTCATATGACAAGTACCTACCGCATGCACAAATTATTCGCCCTGTTTATGCTTTACAGCAAGGCTATGCTCATAGCATGGATACACGTGAACTAGGATTAGCCGTTGTTACCCTTGGTGGTGGCCGCAGAAAACCTGGTGATGCACTAGATTACAGTGTCGGATTAACTGAGATGTGTGCTTTAGGGGACTTTGTTTCAAACGATAAACCTATTGCAATGGTACATGCTCAATCTGAAGCCGCATTTGAAGAAGCGTCAGCCGCAGTTCAACAAGCGATTCATATAGCTGATTCGGCGCCAGAAAAGACGCCTGAAATCTATCGTTATATCCGCGCTTCAGATTTATAA
- the deoC gene encoding deoxyribose-phosphate aldolase, with amino-acid sequence MSDLKKAAQLGISLMDLTTLNDDDTDQKVIDLCHKANSAAGHTAAICIYPRFIPIARKTLNELDCEDIKIATVTNFPHGNDDIAIAVLETRAAVAYGADEVDVVFPYRSLMAGNESLGFELVKACKEACGEEAILKVIIESGELKDPALIRKASELSIDAGADFIKTSTGKVPVNATLEAAEIMLTVISEKNPKVGFKPAGGVRDAAATAEFLGLAERILGADWVSPAHFRFGASSLLTSLLHTLELTDAPAGAQGY; translated from the coding sequence ATGAGTGATTTAAAAAAAGCAGCACAACTTGGCATCTCATTAATGGATTTAACCACATTAAATGACGATGACACTGACCAAAAAGTCATTGATTTATGTCATAAAGCAAATTCAGCAGCAGGTCATACTGCAGCGATTTGTATTTATCCTCGTTTCATTCCAATCGCTCGTAAAACGTTAAACGAACTTGATTGTGAAGACATTAAAATTGCCACAGTGACTAACTTCCCACACGGTAACGACGATATTGCGATTGCAGTACTAGAAACTCGTGCAGCAGTGGCTTACGGCGCTGATGAAGTTGATGTTGTATTCCCTTACCGTTCATTAATGGCAGGCAATGAGTCTTTAGGTTTTGAGCTGGTTAAAGCGTGTAAAGAAGCTTGCGGCGAAGAAGCTATCTTAAAAGTGATCATCGAATCGGGTGAGTTAAAAGATCCGGCTCTAATTCGTAAAGCCTCTGAGCTTTCAATTGATGCTGGTGCAGATTTCATTAAAACATCAACCGGTAAAGTGCCTGTTAATGCCACGCTTGAAGCGGCTGAAATCATGTTGACTGTCATCAGTGAAAAGAACCCTAAAGTTGGTTTTAAACCTGCTGGCGGCGTACGTGATGCAGCGGCAACGGCTGAGTTTTTAGGTTTGGCTGAACGTATTTTAGGTGCTGACTGGGTTTCTCCTGCTCACTTTAGATTTGGCGCTTCAAGCTTACTAACAAGCTTGCTTCATACACTTGAACTAACTGATGCACCAGCTGGCGCACAAGGTTACTAA